One Mycobacterium sp. SMC-4 DNA window includes the following coding sequences:
- a CDS encoding lycopene cyclase family protein translates to MDVLVVGAGPAGMAVAAACTRQGLTTGVLDPGPDRPWTATYGMWTQELPADLPGSVVAARAAGRAIARTEHRLGWEYAVLDVPALQEHLIEQATDVRWHRGRAVGSPEPGVVALADGSQLSASVIVDAGGRWRPLDHPRSADRPAEQTAFGVVLDEQTAAPLIAADEALFMDWRAAHGETGWPTFVYVVPLGGGQVLVEETSLARRPGLPLSTLRRRLHARLAGHGIVVPKAARAERVSFRVDHPRHCCPGVLGFGAAAPLIHPATGFSVATSLQLAPRVAEAFAAHLPGRPDRALAAAQDVVWPRAAKVVHHIRRIGLEALLRMPPDTVPGFFEQFFRLPEKHRWTYLTARDDVAGTLAAMGGLFRESDNRLRWHLVTPAVRRRLPTNDESGLLEPTGS, encoded by the coding sequence ATGGACGTGCTGGTGGTCGGTGCCGGACCGGCGGGGATGGCCGTGGCCGCCGCCTGCACACGGCAGGGCCTGACGACCGGGGTGCTCGACCCGGGCCCGGATCGGCCGTGGACGGCGACCTACGGAATGTGGACTCAGGAGCTGCCCGCCGACCTACCGGGGTCGGTCGTGGCGGCGCGTGCCGCCGGACGGGCCATCGCACGTACCGAGCACCGGCTGGGCTGGGAATACGCGGTGCTCGACGTGCCCGCTCTGCAAGAACATCTCATAGAGCAGGCCACCGACGTGCGATGGCACCGCGGGCGGGCCGTCGGTTCACCGGAGCCCGGCGTCGTGGCGTTGGCCGACGGGTCGCAGCTGAGCGCGTCGGTGATCGTCGACGCCGGGGGGCGGTGGCGCCCGCTGGATCACCCCCGGTCAGCTGACAGACCCGCCGAGCAGACCGCGTTCGGAGTGGTCCTGGACGAGCAGACAGCTGCGCCGTTGATCGCCGCCGATGAGGCGCTGTTCATGGACTGGCGCGCCGCCCACGGCGAGACGGGGTGGCCCACGTTCGTCTACGTCGTGCCGCTGGGCGGTGGTCAGGTCCTGGTCGAGGAGACATCGTTGGCGCGGCGGCCCGGATTGCCGCTGTCGACGCTTCGCCGGCGGCTGCACGCCCGGCTGGCCGGCCACGGCATCGTGGTCCCGAAGGCAGCGCGCGCCGAACGGGTGTCCTTCCGAGTGGACCATCCGCGCCACTGTTGCCCCGGCGTGCTGGGTTTCGGCGCGGCCGCCCCGTTGATCCACCCGGCGACCGGGTTCAGTGTGGCCACTTCGCTACAGCTGGCCCCCCGGGTCGCCGAGGCGTTTGCCGCGCACCTGCCGGGCCGGCCGGACCGCGCGCTGGCCGCGGCCCAAGACGTCGTGTGGCCGCGGGCCGCCAAGGTGGTCCACCACATCCGGCGCATCGGCCTGGAGGCTCTGCTGCGCATGCCGCCCGACACCGTTCCCGGGTTCTTCGAACAATTCTTCCGGCTGCCCGAGAAACACCGCTGGACCTACCTCACCGCCCGTGACGATGTCGCCGGCACCCTCGCCGCGATGGGCGGCCTGTTCCGGGAATCGGACAATCGGTTGCGTTGGCATCTGGTCACTCCGGCGGTGCGGCGTCGGCTGCCGACCAATGACGAATCGGGCTTGCTCGAACCCACCGGGTCCTGA